Within the Blastocatellia bacterium genome, the region CGCTTCTCTCAGATTTGAAAAATTGAGCGTCCTCTTAAGTTCAAAAGAGAACAGCTTTATTGCAATGCTCCCTAAGACTGAACTAAACCCTACAACCTCATCCTTCCATTCACCAAACGGATAATAACAGCCTACCATGTCAGGATGCACCCACTCGCCGTATTCTTTTTTATCGGACTTGGAATGGTGAATCGTTTTCAAATAGGCTCGCATATAGTGGTAGCCGTAGAAGGCAAGAAAGGGATGTAGGTCTTTCTCCAAATACTCAATCTTCTTCCTTACTATGACAGGAGATTGAGCCGCTTCAAGTATTTTCTGTTCCGAACTTTCTGTCAGCAAAGACCTAAGAAAGAATCTTTTAGGCCGAGAGTCCGTGCTAATAAAGGGGCTAGTTAATCCCCTCTTTACATCAACATATAATCGCGCGCCGAGCGTTGCCAGAGGAGTCTTCCCCTGCGAGCCGAGATTTTTGTCATAGCCTTTAGCAATCGCTAGGTTCCATATTTCTTCGGGAGAAAGCGGTTTCTTCTCCTCTTCCAAAACCCGTTTTGCTAATTCTAAGAATGTCCATTGGTGCATAGGGGTGAAAGGTAATACAGAGTTGAATATCAATGCAATCTGTTTCTCCTCATAGCCTCTGCGGCAGGGGCATAACGCCCGCGTTCAGCGGGCGCGGGCTGAGGCAATGAAATTATGCATCAGAACCGCGCTGCCCGCGCTCCGGTGCAACGCCTTGTTGGGCGGTGCGTACGATCACGTCCGCCCCTCCGCTACCCTACCCGGTTCACGCTGCTCATCCATCGCGCGGCGACTACGACCGCCATCATCTGGAGGCTGCCGGCGACCACCGCCATCCCGATGGCGCGCTTCCCCACGCCATCACGCCAGGCTCCCAACAACGCCCACGTCGAGAATGGCATGTATAGCAGCGTCGCCGTATAGACCCCAGGTGACCTCCGCCCCTGCATCACGGTCGGCAGGATATGGAAGAAGATAGCGTTGCTGAGTGTCGCGGCGGGTATGATCAGGCTCAACGTAGGCCGCCTCCACCCGATGCCGGCAAGAGAAACTGCTGCCAAGACGAGCAAAGCGTTCGCAACGAGGAACCAAGACGCCGGCATCGCGATTGCCAAGGTCTCAAGCGCCCACTGCTGCCAGCCGGTGAAGTACTCTTCCGCTGCATGCAAAGCGCAGGACAAGGCGACAACCCATAGCACCCATTCGTTTGTCGTGTTGTGATGAACAGTCAAGTTATTGCCTTCGCCACCCGACCACGCCGCTCGCATCCGCCCAACGTCACGCATCACCGGGCGCGGCGTGACGAATCGGACCAATGACGAGAAACGCGCTCGCCGCG harbors:
- a CDS encoding HXXEE domain-containing protein, producing MTVHHNTTNEWVLWVVALSCALHAAEEYFTGWQQWALETLAIAMPASWFLVANALLVLAAVSLAGIGWRRPTLSLIIPAATLSNAIFFHILPTVMQGRRSPGVYTATLLYMPFSTWALLGAWRDGVGKRAIGMAVVAGSLQMMAVVVAARWMSSVNRVG
- a CDS encoding HTH domain-containing protein — translated: MHQWTFLELAKRVLEEEKKPLSPEEIWNLAIAKGYDKNLGSQGKTPLATLGARLYVDVKRGLTSPFISTDSRPKRFFLRSLLTESSEQKILEAAQSPVIVRKKIEYLEKDLHPFLAFYGYHYMRAYLKTIHHSKSDKKEYGEWVHPDMVGCYYPFGEWKDEVVGFSSVLGSIAIKLFSFELKRTLNFSNLREAFFQAVSNSSWANEGYLAAAEISNDDDFLNELKRLSTSFGIGVIRIDIEDPDSTEVIFPAKPKEFLDWDAINKLTMNPDFKEFLKRVRIDISSKEIREEMYDKILSKEDLPKIIRSHKPVAM